In a genomic window of Shouchella clausii:
- a CDS encoding Na(+)/H(+) antiporter subunit C — MEILMFIVIGVFFAIGTYLLLARSLLRVIVSLMILSHGAHLLLLTMAGLNAEAPPLEHMADGGYTDPLPQALILTAIVISFGITAFLVVLGYRTYKVHNTDDLEKLRGSADE, encoded by the coding sequence ATGGAAATTTTAATGTTTATCGTCATCGGCGTTTTTTTCGCGATCGGCACTTATCTTCTGCTAGCACGGAGCTTGCTACGTGTGATTGTGTCGTTAATGATTCTTTCACACGGCGCCCATTTGCTGCTTTTGACGATGGCTGGCCTAAATGCTGAAGCTCCACCACTTGAGCATATGGCAGACGGCGGCTACACAGACCCGCTCCCGCAAGCGCTTATTTTGACAGCGATTGTCATTAGTTTTGGAATCACTGCCTTTCTTGTTGTGCTTGGCTACCGGACGTACAAAGTGCATAACACCGACGACTTAGAGAAATTAAGGGGTTCTGCCGATGAATAA
- a CDS encoding Na+/H+ antiporter subunit E, with amino-acid sequence MAFQLIINTLVAFLWMLFQNSFTAQTFVFGYVIGMLVVLCLIRFKGRYFYMLRVWSFLKLMGVFAKELTIANLDVAKIVISPKMNIAPGIIAVPTELETRAEKTLFAVMMTLTPGTMSIEFSEDGRYIFVHALNAEDKDGLVKQAKDTFEAGILEVTRRYHV; translated from the coding sequence ATGGCATTTCAATTAATCATAAATACGTTAGTTGCGTTTTTGTGGATGCTCTTTCAAAACAGTTTTACCGCCCAGACTTTCGTCTTTGGTTATGTCATAGGGATGCTTGTCGTTCTTTGTTTAATCCGTTTTAAAGGCCGCTATTTTTACATGCTTCGCGTTTGGTCCTTTTTAAAGCTAATGGGTGTGTTTGCCAAAGAATTGACGATTGCCAACCTGGATGTTGCCAAAATTGTCATCAGCCCTAAAATGAACATTGCTCCTGGGATCATTGCCGTGCCAACTGAACTGGAGACGAGGGCGGAGAAAACTTTGTTTGCCGTCATGATGACATTGACTCCAGGAACGATGTCGATTGAGTTTTCAGAAGACGGTCGCTACATTTTTGTCCATGCCTTAAATGCCGAAGACAAAGATGGGCTGGTTAAGCAAGCAAAAGATACATTTGAGGCTGGCATTTTGGAGGTGACCCGTCGCTATCATGTTTAA
- a CDS encoding Na+/H+ antiporter subunit D, with translation MNNMLIIPVILPFAVGATLILFAKYRKAQRFISLLASIAILASALFLAYDAYTNGITTLEFGNWNAPFGIVFVSDLFSTFMVLLSAIIGLVCLLFAFCTIHPEREKFYFYPFYFFLLTGVNGAFLTGDLFNLFVFFEVMLLSSYALIVIGGTGYQLRESFKYAAINVFASILFLVGVAYLYGITGTLNMAHLAVRIGEMEQTGALQVVAMIFFIVFAMKGALFPLYFWLPRSYYGPPAAIAALFGGLLTKVGIYAIIRTFTLIFTNDPGFTHTFILWIAGLTMFFGVLGAVSQFDFKRILSYHIISQVGYMVMGLGLYTRAAIAGAVFYIAHHIIVKTALFLFAGATEKVTGTTDIKQMGGLLKTHPWLAWLFLISALSLAGIPPLSGFFSKFPLILESLVIESYGIAFVALLVGLLTLFSMIKIFVYAFWGKQAHTDEQASISVTKLLLPIVPLVMLTIALGIAAEPVFTYSLAVADQLLNPEIYIQSVLGE, from the coding sequence ATGAATAATATGCTAATCATTCCTGTTATTTTGCCATTTGCGGTAGGAGCAACTTTGATATTATTTGCCAAATATCGCAAGGCGCAGCGCTTTATTAGCTTGCTCGCCTCTATTGCGATACTGGCAAGCGCGCTGTTTCTCGCATATGACGCTTATACAAATGGCATTACAACGCTCGAGTTCGGAAATTGGAATGCCCCATTCGGCATTGTATTCGTATCAGATTTGTTTTCCACATTTATGGTGCTTCTCTCTGCTATTATCGGGCTAGTTTGTTTGCTTTTCGCCTTCTGTACCATCCACCCTGAACGGGAAAAGTTTTATTTCTACCCCTTTTACTTCTTTCTGTTAACTGGAGTAAACGGCGCTTTTCTCACTGGGGATTTATTTAACTTGTTTGTTTTCTTTGAAGTGATGCTGTTGTCATCCTATGCGTTAATCGTTATTGGAGGAACAGGCTACCAATTGCGAGAATCGTTTAAGTATGCAGCGATCAACGTATTTGCTTCCATACTCTTTTTAGTTGGCGTCGCCTACCTTTATGGGATTACAGGCACGTTAAATATGGCCCACTTAGCGGTTCGGATTGGGGAAATGGAACAAACAGGGGCTTTGCAAGTGGTAGCGATGATTTTCTTTATTGTATTTGCGATGAAAGGAGCGTTATTTCCCCTTTATTTCTGGCTTCCCCGCTCTTATTACGGGCCGCCAGCAGCGATTGCCGCCCTGTTTGGCGGATTGTTGACGAAGGTTGGCATTTATGCGATCATCCGAACATTTACGCTGATTTTTACAAATGACCCAGGGTTTACCCATACGTTCATTTTATGGATTGCAGGATTGACGATGTTTTTTGGTGTCCTTGGAGCCGTATCGCAATTTGATTTCAAACGGATTCTTTCCTACCATATCATTAGCCAAGTTGGTTATATGGTAATGGGCCTTGGCCTCTATACACGGGCCGCTATTGCTGGAGCAGTCTTTTACATTGCTCACCATATCATAGTCAAAACAGCGCTCTTTCTGTTTGCTGGAGCAACCGAAAAAGTGACGGGCACAACTGATATTAAGCAAATGGGCGGCTTGCTCAAAACACATCCTTGGCTAGCGTGGCTCTTTTTAATCAGCGCATTATCCCTTGCTGGGATTCCTCCATTGAGCGGCTTTTTCAGCAAATTCCCGCTCATCTTAGAAAGCTTAGTAATTGAAAGTTACGGGATCGCCTTTGTCGCGTTGCTCGTCGGCTTATTGACGTTGTTTTCAATGATCAAGATTTTTGTATATGCGTTCTGGGGAAAACAAGCACATACAGACGAACAGGCGTCTATTTCCGTAACAAAGCTCTTGCTGCCAATCGTTCCTCTGGTAATGTTAACGATTGCCCTAGGCATTGCTGCTGAACCTGTATTTACTTATTCGCTTGCTGTAGCAGACCAGCTACTCAATCCGGAAATTTACATTCAATCTGTTTTGGGAGAGTGA
- the thiD gene encoding bifunctional hydroxymethylpyrimidine kinase/phosphomethylpyrimidine kinase codes for MSTIYRALTIAGTDPTGGAGIQADLKTFQELEVYGMSVITSLVAQNTTGVRAIHHVPLEFIDQQFQAVVDDIYPSAIKTGMIALPEMMELLQQQLHSHKNVPYVCDPVMMAKNGDPLLEKHVRAKLRETLVPLATIVTPNIAEAEDLIDVHIDDVNDMEKAAIRIVKELGAQSVVVKGGSLTGDAVDVFYSRETGLFKLDAPRTDTKHTHGTGCTFSAAICAQLAKGIRLLDAVQKAKAFTADAITWSLQLGNGYGPTNHWGHRLNGLPGKNVSQ; via the coding sequence TTGTCAACGATTTATCGCGCTTTAACGATCGCAGGAACCGATCCTACAGGAGGAGCTGGCATTCAAGCCGATCTCAAAACTTTTCAAGAACTAGAAGTGTATGGAATGAGTGTGATTACCTCTTTAGTGGCGCAAAATACGACAGGTGTACGGGCTATCCACCACGTACCCCTTGAATTCATCGACCAGCAATTTCAAGCGGTTGTCGATGATATTTATCCAAGCGCAATTAAAACCGGCATGATCGCACTCCCAGAAATGATGGAACTCCTGCAACAACAGCTACATTCCCACAAAAACGTCCCTTATGTTTGCGACCCAGTGATGATGGCCAAAAACGGCGACCCCTTGCTAGAAAAGCATGTGCGCGCTAAGCTTCGAGAGACACTTGTGCCTTTAGCAACGATTGTCACACCTAATATTGCTGAAGCTGAAGATTTAATTGACGTGCATATTGATGATGTTAACGACATGGAAAAAGCAGCCATACGGATTGTTAAAGAATTAGGGGCACAAAGCGTTGTTGTAAAAGGGGGAAGTTTAACTGGCGATGCGGTTGATGTATTTTACAGTAGAGAGACTGGATTGTTTAAACTGGATGCGCCCCGTACGGATACAAAACACACACATGGGACAGGCTGTACCTTCTCAGCAGCTATTTGTGCCCAATTGGCTAAAGGCATAAGGCTATTGGATGCAGTCCAAAAAGCAAAAGCTTTTACAGCAGATGCCATTACATGGTCTTTACAACTTGGGAATGGCTATGGTCCGACCAACCATTGGGGTCATCGACTTAATGGGTTACCAGGTAAAAACGTTAGCCAATAA
- a CDS encoding Na(+)/H(+) antiporter subunit F1 — MFNLLLSIALVILSLAALLCFVRALLGPTNHDRIVALDTVGILLIGFVGILMILQDTRAYTEILLVVGILAFVGSAAMAKFLERGNLFDDD; from the coding sequence ATGTTTAATTTGTTGCTCTCAATTGCTTTAGTAATACTAAGCCTTGCGGCGCTCCTTTGTTTCGTCCGTGCCCTTCTTGGACCAACCAATCACGACCGCATTGTGGCCCTAGATACCGTTGGCATCTTACTAATTGGCTTTGTCGGCATCTTAATGATCCTTCAAGACACACGCGCCTATACCGAGATTCTTCTCGTCGTAGGCATTCTCGCTTTTGTAGGCTCAGCCGCCATGGCGAAATTCCTTGAAAGGGGGAATTTGTTTGACGACGATTGA
- the mnhG gene encoding monovalent cation/H(+) antiporter subunit G: MTTIEWLIAVLALLGSIFGFLSAVGIVRLPDVYSRLHATGKNSTFGIMMIMAAVFLYFFVLKGEFIGKLLLTILFVFITVPIAALMISRSAYRTGIPMDASTVCDEMKPFYDKEKKTYANNIKDATDENHAKPLPTEK, encoded by the coding sequence TTGACGACGATTGAATGGCTAATTGCGGTTTTAGCTTTACTAGGGTCGATTTTTGGCTTCCTATCTGCTGTAGGCATCGTTCGATTGCCTGATGTGTACTCGCGGCTTCATGCGACGGGGAAAAATTCGACATTTGGCATTATGATGATCATGGCTGCTGTATTCCTCTACTTTTTTGTATTAAAAGGCGAGTTTATTGGCAAGTTGTTGTTAACGATTCTATTTGTGTTTATTACGGTGCCAATTGCAGCATTAATGATTTCTCGATCCGCTTACCGTACAGGTATTCCGATGGACGCTTCCACTGTTTGCGACGAAATGAAGCCTTTTTATGACAAAGAAAAGAAAACATATGCGAACAACATCAAAGACGCAACGGATGAAAATCATGCAAAACCATTACCTACGGAAAAATAG
- a CDS encoding BCCT family transporter, whose translation MNSNDTRTKIDPVFYWVLGILLIFIVVGISAPARLEAVTAAAQAFIADRFGWYYLIVVTFFLLVCLFFIFSPYGKIRLGKDDDRPEYSYLTWFAFLFSAGLGVGLLFFGAAEPIAHYAVSSPTVEEGTGAAALESMKYVFLHWGFHGWAIYAIVAICLAYFNFRKEQPGLISAALSPLINPNGFFGKTIDVIAIIATLSGIATTLGFGAAQMNGGISFLTNLENSFMLQLAIIVVITVLFLISASTGLDKGIRILSMVNMTLVVLMLLFFAVFGATMYSLNLFTNTLGQYIQSLPELSFTIAPNSAEHRAWINAWTLFYWAWWMAWSPYVGTFIARVSRGRTLREFVIGVLLVPSLLGFVWFSFLGGTSIAAESSGAAAISTLADEEMLFGVLSTMPFSSITSFITIFLIAVFFITSADSATFVLGSQSTKGSLNPSNKIKTTWGLLMSATAAVLLYSGGLQALQNTMIVVAFPFSIIIVLMVISLLKALRQEGLKEQVKERRLRRELVELRNFKNKHEREEKKRLKQEQKKQHKRAVQKSNHHNTKPPKKKD comes from the coding sequence ATGAATTCAAATGACACACGAACGAAGATTGACCCCGTATTTTACTGGGTGCTTGGCATCCTCCTTATCTTTATTGTTGTTGGCATCTCTGCTCCAGCGCGCCTTGAAGCGGTTACAGCCGCTGCCCAGGCCTTTATCGCCGATCGGTTTGGCTGGTATTATTTAATCGTCGTTACCTTCTTTTTGCTTGTTTGCCTCTTTTTTATCTTTAGCCCTTATGGAAAGATACGTTTAGGCAAAGATGATGACCGACCTGAGTACAGTTACTTAACATGGTTTGCTTTCTTATTTAGCGCAGGACTCGGTGTCGGACTTCTGTTTTTCGGCGCAGCCGAACCAATTGCCCATTATGCAGTGAGCTCACCGACTGTAGAAGAAGGAACGGGAGCAGCTGCGCTGGAGTCAATGAAGTACGTATTTCTCCATTGGGGTTTTCATGGTTGGGCCATTTATGCAATTGTGGCGATTTGTTTGGCTTACTTTAATTTCCGCAAAGAACAGCCTGGCCTGATTAGCGCAGCGTTGTCGCCGTTAATCAATCCAAATGGCTTCTTTGGCAAAACGATTGATGTGATCGCTATTATTGCCACATTGTCAGGAATTGCAACGACGCTCGGATTTGGGGCAGCACAAATGAACGGCGGCATTTCCTTCCTGACAAACTTAGAAAACAGCTTTATGCTCCAGTTAGCGATTATTGTTGTGATTACCGTGCTCTTTCTTATTTCAGCAAGTACAGGGCTTGATAAAGGAATCCGCATTTTAAGCATGGTCAATATGACACTTGTCGTGCTTATGTTGCTGTTTTTCGCCGTGTTTGGCGCAACCATGTACTCGTTGAACCTTTTCACAAATACACTTGGCCAGTACATACAATCCTTGCCTGAACTTAGTTTTACGATCGCACCAAACAGTGCAGAACACCGTGCTTGGATTAACGCGTGGACCTTGTTTTATTGGGCCTGGTGGATGGCATGGTCCCCTTATGTCGGTACATTCATTGCCCGCGTATCACGAGGACGGACACTGCGCGAATTTGTCATTGGCGTACTGCTAGTCCCTTCGCTGCTAGGCTTTGTGTGGTTTTCATTTTTAGGGGGGACATCGATTGCTGCCGAGTCTTCGGGGGCTGCCGCTATTTCAACATTAGCTGATGAAGAGATGTTGTTTGGCGTGCTAAGTACAATGCCTTTTAGTAGCATTACATCCTTTATAACGATCTTTTTAATCGCTGTATTTTTTATTACGTCAGCTGATTCAGCCACGTTTGTGCTAGGTAGCCAGTCTACAAAAGGATCATTAAATCCATCTAACAAAATTAAAACAACATGGGGCCTGTTAATGTCAGCAACTGCCGCTGTCCTTCTCTATAGCGGCGGCCTGCAAGCATTGCAAAACACAATGATTGTCGTAGCGTTTCCTTTTTCCATTATCATCGTGCTTATGGTGATTTCTCTTTTAAAAGCATTGCGCCAAGAAGGACTAAAAGAGCAGGTCAAAGAGCGGCGGCTTCGGCGTGAGCTGGTTGAGCTCCGCAATTTCAAAAACAAGCATGAACGTGAAGAGAAAAAACGTTTAAAACAGGAACAAAAAAAACAGCACAAACGTGCTGTACAAAAAAGCAATCACCACAACACCAAACCACCAAAAAAGAAAGACTAA
- a CDS encoding HU family DNA-binding protein: MNKTDLINAVSEQAEISKKDASKAVDAVFNGITESLVKGAKVQLVGFGSFEVRERSARKGRNPQTGEEIEIPATKNPAFKPGKQLKDAVNE, translated from the coding sequence ATGAACAAAACAGATTTAATCAATGCAGTATCAGAACAAGCAGAAATCTCTAAAAAAGACGCTTCCAAAGCGGTTGACGCTGTGTTTAATGGCATTACGGAATCACTCGTAAAAGGAGCAAAAGTACAACTCGTAGGTTTTGGCAGCTTTGAAGTTCGCGAGCGTTCTGCCCGTAAAGGCCGCAACCCGCAAACTGGCGAAGAAATTGAAATCCCAGCAACAAAAAACCCTGCTTTCAAGCCAGGTAAACAGCTAAAAGACGCTGTTAACGAGTAA
- a CDS encoding WYL domain-containing protein codes for MMIRLLNRAATEQGRVELIYEAKNKKLTQREVTVYTVTDTHVFCYCHLKNAYRAFALDHILSCAWATNKRGNRSLIG; via the coding sequence ATGATGATCCGGTTATTAAACAGAGCTGCTACTGAGCAAGGACGGGTAGAACTCATCTATGAAGCAAAAAATAAAAAGCTAACCCAAAGGGAAGTTACAGTATACACCGTTACTGATACGCATGTTTTTTGTTATTGCCATTTAAAAAATGCGTATCGAGCATTCGCACTGGACCATATTCTCTCATGCGCTTGGGCGACAAATAAACGTGGGAATCGTTCCCTTATTGGCTAA